Proteins encoded in a region of the Mycobacterium branderi genome:
- a CDS encoding CAP domain-containing protein → MKIPLAVIAALIAPGAVVAPVAAADNSRLNNGVVVNIDTIKKHAGCTTDLRTNPQLQSAAQRHTLDLLDNPALDGDLGSDGSTAQDRARDAGYHGTVAETVAINRSLAINGLDVIGNWFYRADYYAIMSDCANTQIGVWSENSLDRSVVVAVYGQTSPP, encoded by the coding sequence ATGAAAATCCCGCTCGCTGTCATTGCTGCACTGATCGCACCGGGTGCGGTCGTCGCACCGGTCGCTGCTGCGGACAATTCGCGGCTCAACAACGGCGTCGTCGTCAATATCGACACGATCAAGAAGCACGCCGGCTGCACGACCGACCTGCGGACCAACCCGCAGCTGCAGTCGGCCGCGCAACGTCACACCCTCGACCTGCTCGACAACCCCGCCCTCGACGGTGATCTCGGGTCTGACGGGTCGACAGCGCAGGACCGCGCCCGGGACGCGGGCTATCACGGCACGGTCGCCGAGACAGTGGCCATCAACCGGTCGTTGGCGATCAACGGCCTTGACGTCATCGGCAATTGGTTCTACCGGGCCGACTACTACGCGATCATGTCGGACTGTGCCAACACCCAGATCGGGGTGTGGTCCGAGAACAGCCTGGACCGCAGCGTGGTCGTCGCGGTGTACGGACAGACGAGCCCGCCATGA